The following nucleotide sequence is from Candidatus Methylomirabilota bacterium.
CCATGGACCAACCAAAAACCGCCAGCGTAGTCATCATCGGCGGCGGGGTGGTGGGCTGCAGCATCGCCTACAACCTGGCCCGCCGCGGCCAGCGCGACGTCGTCGTGCTCGAGCGCGAGACGGTGGGCAGCGGGACGACAAGCAAGGCCGCCGGCGGCATCCGCGCCCAGTTCTCGACGGAGACGGAGATCCGCTTCTCCCTCGAGAGCCTCCGCGTGCTCAAGAA
It contains:
- a CDS encoding FAD-dependent oxidoreductase yields the protein MDQPKTASVVIIGGGVVGCSIAYNLARRGQRDVVVLERETVGSGTTSKAAGGIRAQFSTETEIRFSLESLRVLK